Proteins from a single region of Polynucleobacter sp. KF022:
- a CDS encoding CinA family protein, whose amino-acid sequence MNTADLTKTLAEILLSRNWTVSLAESCTGGLVCATLTELAGSSEWFERGYITYSNEAKTECLGVPAEVIEAHGAVSEAVAKAMAEGARINSGSNVAISITGVAGPSGGTLEKPVGTVWFGWATANQTLTKTMRFDGDRQMVREQASEFALAELIALLRS is encoded by the coding sequence ATGAACACTGCTGACCTCACCAAAACATTAGCTGAAATTTTGCTTTCCAGAAACTGGACGGTATCGCTAGCCGAGTCATGTACTGGCGGACTAGTCTGTGCCACCTTAACTGAATTGGCGGGATCAAGCGAATGGTTTGAACGTGGCTACATTACCTATAGCAACGAAGCTAAAACTGAATGCCTTGGGGTGCCAGCAGAGGTCATAGAGGCACATGGGGCAGTCAGTGAAGCCGTAGCCAAGGCCATGGCAGAGGGCGCCAGAATTAATTCGGGGAGCAATGTGGCGATCTCCATCACCGGAGTAGCAGGGCCATCTGGTGGCACGCTCGAAAAACCAGTTGGAACGGTTTGGTTTGGCTGGGCTACAGCAAATCAAACTCTGACCAAAACCATGCGCTTTGACGGTGATCGTCAAATGGTGAGAGAGCAAGCATCCGAGTTTGCACTGGCTGAGTTAATCGCCTTACTCAGAAGTTAA
- the tkt gene encoding transketolase, whose product MSNLQIRMANAIRALSMDAVQQANSGHPGMPMGMADIAVGLWNEHLKHNPTDPHWMDRDRFVLSNGHGSMLLYSLLHLSGYDLPIEELKNFRQLHSKTPGHPEYRITPGVETTTGPLGQGISNAVGMALAEKLLAEEFNRPGHNIVDHYTYVFLGDGCLMEGISHEVCSLAGTLKLNKLIGLWDDNGISIDGKVVSWFNEDTPKRFEAYGWSVIRDVDGHDAEAVSAAISKAKKSDKPTLICCKTAIGQGSPNMAGSDKVHGSPLGAAEIAATRVALNWPYAPFEIPKDIYAAWDFKKRGQAAEHEWNKEFQKYKNKFPELASELQRRMEGELSKDFSSTLDAYLKTCQTKAETIATRKASQNAIEALAPALPEFMGGSADLTGSNLTNWSTCKAVRGDQWGNHINYGVREFGMSAIMNGIALHGGYIPFGGTFLTFSDYSRNALRMAALMKLRSIFVFTHDSIGLGEDGPTHQSVEHVASLRLIPNLMVWRPCDTTESAVAWGSAIERKNGPSALIFSRQNCPFVSRTSAQIKEIARGGYVLRDPSGKIDAVIIATGSEIALALQTAERLEKEGLGVRVVSIPSTTVFDQQDAAYKAKVLPANIPRIAVEAGVSDFWWKYGCAAVHGVDTFGESAPAPVLYEYFGLTVDQIAKTVKQCISKK is encoded by the coding sequence ATGTCAAACCTTCAAATTCGCATGGCCAATGCCATTCGCGCTTTATCCATGGATGCAGTACAGCAGGCAAATTCTGGTCACCCTGGTATGCCGATGGGTATGGCAGATATTGCTGTAGGTCTTTGGAATGAACATTTAAAACATAACCCAACCGATCCACATTGGATGGATCGCGACCGTTTTGTTTTATCCAATGGTCACGGCTCTATGTTGTTGTATTCGCTTTTACATCTTTCTGGTTACGACTTACCGATCGAAGAGTTGAAAAATTTCCGTCAATTGCATAGCAAGACTCCGGGACATCCTGAATATAGAATTACTCCTGGAGTAGAAACAACTACTGGACCATTGGGACAGGGAATTTCTAACGCTGTGGGAATGGCATTGGCTGAAAAATTACTCGCTGAAGAATTTAATCGTCCTGGTCACAACATTGTTGATCACTACACCTATGTATTTTTAGGTGACGGTTGTTTGATGGAGGGTATTAGCCATGAAGTCTGTTCATTAGCTGGCACACTCAAGCTCAATAAGTTAATTGGATTGTGGGATGACAACGGCATCTCGATCGATGGCAAAGTAGTTTCTTGGTTTAACGAAGATACGCCGAAGCGCTTTGAGGCCTATGGTTGGAGCGTGATTCGTGATGTCGATGGACATGATGCTGAGGCAGTATCCGCAGCAATTTCTAAGGCTAAAAAGAGTGATAAGCCAACCCTTATCTGCTGTAAGACCGCGATTGGCCAAGGCTCGCCGAATATGGCCGGTAGCGATAAAGTTCACGGCTCACCATTAGGCGCTGCCGAAATTGCAGCTACACGTGTAGCCTTGAATTGGCCTTATGCGCCATTTGAAATTCCGAAAGATATTTATGCGGCATGGGATTTTAAAAAGCGTGGTCAAGCTGCTGAGCATGAATGGAATAAAGAATTTCAGAAATACAAAAACAAATTCCCAGAGCTTGCTTCTGAATTGCAGCGTCGCATGGAAGGTGAGTTATCAAAAGACTTTTCATCTACCTTAGATGCGTATTTAAAAACTTGCCAAACTAAAGCAGAAACGATTGCTACTCGTAAGGCTAGTCAAAACGCGATTGAAGCATTGGCACCTGCCTTGCCAGAATTTATGGGCGGCTCTGCCGACTTAACGGGCTCTAACTTAACCAATTGGTCTACATGTAAAGCAGTCCGTGGCGATCAATGGGGTAATCACATCAATTATGGTGTGCGCGAATTCGGCATGAGCGCCATCATGAACGGCATTGCCTTGCATGGCGGGTACATTCCATTCGGCGGTACATTCTTAACTTTCTCAGACTACAGTCGCAACGCTTTGCGTATGGCCGCCCTGATGAAATTACGCAGTATTTTTGTCTTTACCCATGATTCGATTGGTTTGGGCGAGGATGGCCCAACCCATCAGTCTGTAGAGCATGTAGCTAGCCTACGCCTCATTCCAAACCTCATGGTTTGGCGTCCTTGCGATACCACCGAGAGCGCCGTCGCTTGGGGCTCAGCCATTGAGCGCAAAAATGGCCCTAGCGCATTGATCTTTAGTCGTCAAAATTGCCCATTTGTATCTCGTACTTCTGCACAAATTAAAGAGATTGCTCGTGGTGGATATGTATTGCGCGATCCATCTGGAAAGATTGATGCGGTAATTATTGCGACTGGTTCTGAAATTGCTCTCGCATTGCAAACTGCAGAGCGTCTTGAAAAAGAAGGCTTGGGCGTACGAGTTGTTTCCATTCCTTCGACTACTGTTTTCGATCAGCAAGATGCTGCGTATAAAGCAAAAGTATTGCCAGCTAATATTCCACGTATTGCAGTAGAAGCTGGCGTAAGCGATTTCTGGTGGAAGTATGGCTGTGCAGCAGTGCACGGTGTTGACACTTTTGGTGAGTCTGCGCCAGCACCAGTGTTATATGAATATTTTGGTTTAACAGTGGATCAAATTGCCAAGACTGTTAAGCAATGTATCTCGAAGAAGTAA
- a CDS encoding phosphatidylglycerophosphatase A: MTNIHHSSEVKPTFKWVFQTASRTIAFGFGSGLSPVAPGTAGTLWAWAAFLVGEYFLSTEDFLWIIGGGILLGCWICGHVSEELGKKDFGGIVWDEIVAFWLVLIFIMPTNIWMQILAFALFRYFDAMKPGPIGIIDRHFKHSAGDSSQSSSFLQITWRGFGIVIDDLAAAFCTLLVIALLQFLIQ; the protein is encoded by the coding sequence ATGACGAATATTCATCATTCCTCAGAAGTAAAGCCAACGTTTAAGTGGGTATTTCAAACTGCTAGTCGAACCATTGCATTTGGCTTTGGCAGCGGGCTCAGCCCGGTAGCACCAGGCACTGCCGGTACGCTTTGGGCCTGGGCAGCCTTTCTAGTCGGAGAATATTTTCTAAGCACTGAAGACTTTCTCTGGATTATTGGTGGCGGCATCTTGCTTGGCTGCTGGATCTGCGGACATGTCAGCGAAGAGCTTGGTAAAAAAGATTTTGGCGGAATTGTATGGGATGAGATTGTTGCCTTTTGGCTAGTCCTCATTTTCATCATGCCAACGAATATTTGGATGCAGATTCTTGCATTTGCACTATTCCGTTATTTCGATGCAATGAAACCTGGCCCCATTGGAATAATTGATCGTCACTTCAAACATTCGGCAGGTGATAGTAGTCAATCCTCCAGCTTCTTACAAATTACTTGGCGTGGTTTTGGTATTGTGATTGATGATCTTGCGGCTGCCTTTTGTACGCTACTTGTCATTGCTTTGCTACAGTTTTTAATTCAATAA
- the corA gene encoding magnesium/cobalt transporter CorA, with protein sequence MINLFVLQNGRLSQEQVEDRNELLQYANPIWIDVVDPEEEELIWIKEAFGVLLPELDDLGDLEASARYFEADDGHLHIRTDFLLDEEETSRNVRVAFVLTKQVLFSIHDEDLPVFRLVRLRARLRPGSVSNAKDVLLDLYSTDAEYSADALEEVYENLEQAGKRVLQDDINDADAEQVLETIAKEEDTNGRIRRNVMDTRRALSFLMRSKLLSDEQQEEARQILRDIDSLENHTAFLFDKINFLMDATVGFINLNQSKIIKIFSVVSVALMPPTLLASIWGMNYKHMPELDATWGYPMAIGAMLVSAIIPLWYFHSKGWMK encoded by the coding sequence ATGATCAACTTGTTCGTCCTGCAAAATGGCCGCCTCTCTCAAGAGCAAGTCGAAGATCGCAATGAATTGTTGCAATATGCCAATCCTATCTGGATTGACGTGGTTGATCCAGAAGAAGAGGAATTAATCTGGATTAAAGAGGCGTTTGGCGTACTCTTGCCCGAGTTGGATGACTTGGGTGACTTAGAAGCCTCTGCACGTTACTTTGAAGCAGATGATGGCCACCTCCATATTCGGACTGATTTCTTATTGGATGAAGAAGAAACTTCTCGCAACGTTCGAGTCGCCTTCGTTCTTACCAAGCAAGTATTGTTCTCGATTCATGATGAAGATTTGCCAGTATTCCGCTTGGTTCGCCTGCGTGCACGTTTGCGTCCTGGATCAGTGAGTAATGCAAAAGATGTATTGCTAGATTTATATTCAACTGATGCCGAGTATTCTGCTGATGCTTTGGAAGAAGTTTATGAAAATCTAGAGCAAGCAGGTAAACGAGTATTGCAAGACGACATTAATGATGCGGATGCAGAACAAGTTCTCGAGACAATTGCAAAAGAGGAAGATACCAACGGACGTATTCGTCGTAACGTGATGGATACCCGCAGAGCCTTATCTTTCCTGATGCGCAGCAAGCTACTCTCTGATGAGCAGCAAGAGGAAGCGCGTCAAATTTTGCGCGACATTGACTCCCTAGAAAACCATACTGCTTTCTTGTTCGACAAGATTAACTTCTTGATGGATGCAACCGTCGGTTTCATTAATTTGAACCAATCCAAAATTATCAAGATCTTCTCGGTGGTATCTGTAGCCTTAATGCCGCCAACCTTACTTGCCAGTATCTGGGGTATGAACTACAAGCACATGCCGGAATTAGATGCAACTTGGGGTTACCCAATGGCAATTGGTGCGATGCTAGTTTCGGCAATCATTCCTCTGTGGTATTTCCACAGTAAAGGCTGGATGAAGTAA
- a CDS encoding 16S rRNA (uracil(1498)-N(3))-methyltransferase, protein MPQFYLPRPWESQKPTTLTPEVAHHLRVRRIQTGEFFPVFDGKGLVAKGELLALSGKTGQVQLTDIREDTHRETSYAITLAQGLAGGDKMDWIVEKAVETGAQNIAPMQCERSILKLTRSSDAERAQKRLAHWEGIIQAACEQCDRTVFANLEPIQTFEGYLKATPKPALKLLLSPDATKSLYSVLIKNEPQDVVLMIGPEGGHSPEEEAQAEAAGYQLVSLGERVLRTETAGVVAITAVHSVWNPEMQNRLK, encoded by the coding sequence ATGCCTCAATTTTATCTTCCCAGGCCATGGGAATCCCAAAAGCCAACTACCCTCACACCTGAGGTTGCCCACCATTTGCGTGTTCGACGCATTCAGACCGGGGAATTCTTCCCAGTATTTGATGGAAAAGGCCTTGTTGCTAAGGGAGAACTCCTTGCTTTAAGCGGAAAAACAGGCCAAGTTCAATTAACCGACATCCGCGAAGATACCCACCGCGAGACCTCATATGCCATTACCTTGGCCCAGGGACTAGCTGGCGGCGACAAAATGGACTGGATTGTCGAAAAAGCGGTAGAGACTGGCGCCCAAAATATTGCGCCGATGCAATGTGAACGCTCTATCTTGAAACTGACACGCTCAAGCGATGCTGAGCGCGCCCAAAAACGCCTTGCTCACTGGGAAGGCATTATTCAGGCGGCCTGTGAACAATGTGACCGCACTGTCTTTGCGAACCTAGAGCCCATCCAAACGTTTGAGGGTTATTTAAAGGCAACTCCAAAACCAGCCTTAAAGCTACTACTGAGTCCTGATGCCACCAAAAGCCTGTATTCCGTGCTCATAAAGAATGAACCCCAAGATGTTGTATTAATGATTGGACCTGAAGGTGGCCATTCTCCCGAAGAAGAGGCTCAGGCAGAGGCTGCAGGCTATCAATTAGTTTCCCTAGGTGAGCGAGTACTGAGAACAGAAACCGCTGGCGTGGTGGCGATTACAGCCGTTCATAGCGTATGGAACCCTGAAATGCAAAATCGCCTCAAATAG
- the pyrF gene encoding orotidine-5'-phosphate decarboxylase: protein MNSRSNTFNQQLQSAWASQGSMLCVGFDPDPKRLPPSLQGNPEAIYEFCREIADATADLACAFKPQFAYFASQRAEAQLEKLVKHLKDKYPHIPVILDSKRGDIGSTADHYALEAFDRYGADAVTVNPYMGFDTIEPYLKHAGKGVIVLCRTSNPGGSDLQFLNIAPNGEPLYLHVAKLAAQQWNSSGQISLVVGATFPEEIAKVRAIVGEMPLLIPGIGAQGGDIDATVGAGRIVGKPGTGMIINSSRAILYASSGSDFAEAARAVALSTRDALRAAANK, encoded by the coding sequence ATGAACTCTCGCTCAAATACCTTTAACCAGCAACTCCAGTCTGCATGGGCTTCCCAAGGCAGCATGCTGTGCGTTGGTTTTGACCCAGATCCTAAGCGCTTACCCCCATCCCTACAAGGGAATCCAGAAGCCATCTATGAGTTCTGCCGTGAAATCGCCGATGCGACTGCAGATTTAGCCTGTGCCTTTAAACCCCAGTTTGCCTACTTTGCCTCCCAAAGAGCTGAGGCACAACTAGAAAAACTCGTTAAACACCTCAAAGATAAATATCCTCATATCCCTGTAATCCTAGACTCCAAGCGTGGGGATATCGGCAGTACAGCAGATCATTACGCACTAGAGGCCTTTGATCGCTATGGCGCAGATGCGGTAACTGTGAACCCCTATATGGGCTTTGACACGATCGAGCCCTACCTGAAGCATGCCGGCAAAGGAGTCATCGTCTTGTGCCGGACCTCAAATCCTGGCGGGTCAGATTTGCAGTTTCTGAATATTGCCCCTAATGGTGAACCGCTGTATTTGCATGTAGCTAAACTCGCTGCACAGCAATGGAATTCGTCCGGTCAGATTAGCCTAGTCGTCGGAGCCACCTTCCCAGAGGAAATTGCCAAAGTACGAGCCATTGTTGGTGAGATGCCTTTGTTGATCCCAGGTATAGGTGCACAAGGCGGCGATATAGACGCTACAGTCGGCGCCGGAAGGATTGTAGGCAAGCCAGGAACTGGCATGATCATCAACTCTTCCCGAGCCATTCTGTACGCCAGCTCTGGAAGTGATTTTGCAGAAGCTGCCAGGGCAGTTGCCCTGAGTACGCGCGATGCTCTCAGAGCTGCAGCAAATAAATAG
- the thiL gene encoding thiamine-phosphate kinase — MSSHSKPFGEFDLIERFFKTGSDSLRTNVDQAVILGIGDDCALIQPRGDEEIAITSDMLVEGRHFFVGATPEQLGRKALAVNLSDLAAMGAKPTGFTLAIALPTVDHAWLEAFSKGLFAIAKEYSCPLIGGDTTAGPLTISITAFGSIPTGKAIRRSGAKAGDDIWVSGTVGDARLTLAALRHEIILPAEDLQKIECRMHNPTPRIELGMQLRNIASAALDVSDGLLGDLRHILKQSQVDAEIQLDQLPKSATLQKQNVSIQNQFAACGGDDYEICFTAPSSQRENIQAISKSIGLPLTIIGKIVSKKDVEVKVDLLDDSCTLLSDVEAAPFLNSFDHFAS; from the coding sequence ATGTCCTCTCATTCCAAACCCTTTGGGGAATTTGATCTGATCGAACGTTTTTTTAAAACGGGTTCGGACTCATTGCGCACAAATGTAGACCAGGCAGTCATCCTAGGAATCGGCGATGACTGCGCGCTGATCCAACCGCGAGGGGACGAGGAAATTGCCATTACTAGCGACATGCTCGTTGAAGGTAGGCATTTTTTTGTAGGCGCCACTCCCGAGCAATTAGGCCGCAAAGCCCTAGCAGTCAACCTCTCAGACCTCGCCGCCATGGGCGCAAAGCCTACTGGGTTTACGCTGGCCATTGCCCTCCCAACAGTAGACCACGCATGGCTGGAGGCATTTTCTAAGGGTCTTTTTGCCATCGCTAAAGAGTATTCCTGCCCCCTTATTGGCGGGGACACTACTGCTGGACCACTTACGATCTCTATTACCGCCTTTGGCTCAATTCCCACTGGAAAAGCCATTCGCAGATCAGGTGCAAAAGCTGGTGATGACATCTGGGTTTCTGGAACTGTTGGCGATGCCAGACTCACTCTTGCTGCACTGCGTCATGAAATTATCCTGCCTGCCGAGGATTTACAGAAAATAGAGTGCCGCATGCACAACCCCACACCCAGAATTGAATTGGGTATGCAACTCAGAAATATTGCAAGCGCCGCTTTGGATGTATCCGATGGTCTTCTTGGCGACTTACGTCACATTTTGAAGCAGTCACAAGTTGATGCAGAAATTCAGTTGGATCAATTACCAAAATCGGCCACACTACAAAAACAAAATGTGAGTATTCAAAATCAATTCGCCGCATGCGGTGGTGATGATTATGAAATCTGCTTCACTGCTCCATCAAGTCAGCGCGAGAATATTCAAGCCATCAGTAAATCGATCGGATTACCTCTCACTATCATTGGCAAAATAGTTTCAAAAAAAGATGTCGAGGTAAAAGTAGATTTATTAGATGATTCCTGCACCCTTTTGAGTGACGTTGAAGCTGCGCCATTTTTAAATTCATTTGATCACTTTGCATCATGA
- a CDS encoding barstar family protein — protein sequence MNNRSENSNTASFEEHSRAESWDSKDRLETESSAANIYAEGGLSRLQTYAANQVSGKKVTASWRAALAVRDAGPPAMLRSVRPNIVQSIRAFRTPDLQEAATELGQHFIYANCANAMTKGEVLESIAIAYSFTKQQAKNYDPLLDALTTTVDKSGPQPGFVVVLEGLPCTQKFDKEARETLLDVFRDAVDFWAERRTPYRVFYSFA from the coding sequence ATGAATAATCGCTCTGAAAACAGCAATACAGCCAGCTTCGAAGAACATAGCCGCGCTGAAAGTTGGGATAGCAAAGATCGACTGGAAACCGAATCATCCGCTGCCAATATTTATGCTGAAGGCGGTTTATCTCGTTTACAAACCTATGCAGCAAATCAAGTTTCGGGGAAAAAAGTGACAGCTTCTTGGCGTGCCGCTTTGGCCGTTCGCGATGCCGGACCGCCGGCAATGTTGCGCAGTGTGCGCCCTAATATTGTGCAATCAATTCGTGCCTTCCGTACTCCGGATTTGCAGGAAGCGGCAACAGAATTAGGCCAACACTTCATTTATGCCAATTGCGCTAATGCAATGACTAAGGGTGAGGTTTTGGAGTCTATTGCGATTGCTTATTCATTTACTAAGCAGCAGGCAAAAAACTACGATCCTTTATTAGATGCTTTGACTACTACAGTTGACAAGTCTGGCCCGCAGCCTGGCTTCGTTGTCGTACTCGAAGGTTTGCCATGCACTCAGAAGTTTGACAAAGAAGCTCGTGAAACGTTGTTAGACGTTTTCCGTGATGCTGTTGATTTCTGGGCTGAGCGCCGCACTCCATATCGCGTCTTCTACTCTTTCGCTTAA
- a CDS encoding NADP-dependent malic enzyme, whose protein sequence is MSKENNKEQQIAALREAALQYHEFPTPGKIEIAPTKQLTNQRDLALAYTPGVAAPCEEIVKDPANAFKYTARGNLVGVITNGTAVLGLGNIGPLASKPVMEGKAVLFKKFAGIDVFDIEVNENDPDKLVEIIAALEPTFGGINLEDIKAPDCFVVERKLQARMKIPVFHDDQHGTAIVVAAAILNGLKVVGKKVEDVKLVTSGAGAAALACLDLLVDLGIQRKNIWVTDLAGVAYKGRKELMDPEKEPFCQDTDLRTLDQAIEGADIFLGLSAGGVLKQDMVKKMAPKPLVYALANPTPEILPEEVKAVRPDAVMATGRTDYPNQVNNVLCFPFIFRGALDVGATTITRGMEVAAVKAVAELAQAEQSEVVASVYGIENLSFGAEYLIPKPFDPRLITVIAPAVAKAAMDDGVASRPIKDFDAYRNQLQQFVYHSGTLMKPLFSIAKRVPANQKRIVFAEGEDERVLRAVQIIIDEHLATPILIGRPAVIEHRIGKFGLRMKAGDDFEIVNPENDPRYRDFWQTYLGLTERKGVTESFAKLEMRRRNSLIGSIMIIKGMADGMICGTVGNSATHLKYVDEVVGREAGANVYGAMSGLILPGRQVFLLDTHINIDPTACELTELTLMAASEMRKLGLVPKVALLSHSNFGSSNAPSAVKMREVLAMIQKADPTLEVDGEMHGDSALDATIRAGAVTSSPLKGDANLLVLPNIDAANISYNLLKTAAGNGIAIGPLLLGVAKPIHILTPAATVRRIVNVTTLAVVEAASNARGIS, encoded by the coding sequence ATGAGCAAAGAAAATAATAAAGAGCAACAAATTGCGGCCTTAAGAGAGGCGGCCCTCCAGTACCACGAGTTTCCTACTCCGGGCAAAATTGAAATTGCCCCCACAAAACAACTAACCAACCAACGAGATCTAGCCTTGGCATACACGCCAGGTGTTGCCGCTCCTTGCGAAGAGATCGTTAAAGACCCTGCGAATGCATTCAAGTACACAGCACGTGGAAATTTAGTGGGTGTGATCACGAACGGTACTGCTGTTTTGGGTTTAGGCAATATTGGACCATTAGCAAGTAAGCCAGTGATGGAAGGTAAAGCAGTTCTCTTTAAGAAATTTGCTGGCATTGATGTTTTCGATATCGAAGTCAATGAAAACGATCCAGACAAATTAGTGGAAATTATTGCGGCATTAGAGCCAACATTTGGCGGCATTAATTTAGAAGATATTAAAGCGCCTGACTGTTTCGTAGTAGAGCGAAAGTTGCAAGCGCGCATGAAGATCCCGGTCTTCCATGACGACCAGCATGGTACGGCGATTGTGGTTGCAGCCGCTATTCTCAATGGCTTGAAGGTGGTTGGCAAAAAAGTAGAGGATGTAAAACTCGTTACCTCTGGAGCAGGTGCAGCAGCATTAGCTTGTTTAGATTTACTAGTTGATCTTGGTATTCAACGCAAAAATATCTGGGTAACGGACTTGGCTGGCGTTGCTTACAAAGGTCGAAAAGAGCTGATGGATCCAGAGAAGGAGCCATTCTGCCAAGACACTGATTTACGCACACTCGATCAAGCAATTGAAGGTGCCGATATTTTCTTGGGCCTTTCTGCTGGCGGTGTTCTGAAACAAGACATGGTGAAGAAGATGGCGCCTAAGCCATTGGTATATGCCTTGGCTAATCCAACCCCAGAAATCTTGCCTGAAGAAGTCAAAGCAGTTCGTCCGGATGCGGTGATGGCGACTGGTCGCACTGACTATCCTAACCAAGTGAATAACGTACTGTGTTTTCCATTCATCTTCCGCGGGGCGTTAGATGTTGGTGCAACGACCATTACCCGCGGCATGGAAGTCGCAGCAGTAAAGGCTGTAGCTGAGTTGGCCCAGGCTGAGCAGAGTGAAGTGGTTGCTTCCGTTTACGGCATTGAGAACCTTTCTTTTGGCGCGGAGTATTTGATTCCAAAACCATTTGATCCGCGTTTGATTACTGTAATTGCACCAGCCGTTGCTAAAGCTGCAATGGATGATGGCGTAGCTTCGCGTCCGATCAAAGATTTCGATGCCTATCGCAATCAGTTGCAACAATTTGTGTACCACTCTGGTACTTTGATGAAACCACTCTTTAGCATCGCTAAACGTGTACCTGCAAATCAAAAACGGATTGTCTTTGCAGAGGGCGAAGATGAGCGCGTATTACGTGCTGTACAGATCATTATTGATGAACACTTGGCAACTCCAATTTTGATTGGTCGTCCTGCGGTTATTGAACATCGCATTGGGAAGTTTGGTCTTCGCATGAAGGCTGGCGATGACTTTGAGATAGTAAATCCAGAAAACGATCCACGTTACCGTGATTTCTGGCAAACCTACCTTGGCCTTACAGAACGTAAGGGCGTCACAGAGTCTTTCGCCAAGCTAGAGATGCGCCGCCGTAATAGTTTGATTGGTTCCATCATGATCATTAAAGGCATGGCTGATGGCATGATTTGTGGAACGGTAGGTAATTCTGCAACGCATCTGAAATATGTAGATGAGGTGGTTGGTCGTGAAGCTGGTGCGAATGTTTATGGTGCGATGTCTGGTTTGATTTTGCCTGGCCGCCAAGTATTTTTGCTTGATACCCATATCAACATTGATCCAACTGCTTGTGAATTAACTGAGCTCACTTTGATGGCTGCAAGTGAAATGCGTAAGCTGGGTCTCGTACCAAAAGTAGCGCTACTTTCCCATTCCAACTTTGGTTCAAGCAACGCGCCATCCGCAGTCAAAATGCGCGAAGTATTGGCAATGATTCAAAAAGCAGATCCAACCTTGGAAGTTGATGGTGAAATGCACGGCGATAGCGCTTTGGATGCAACGATTCGGGCGGGTGCGGTAACTTCATCACCATTGAAGGGTGATGCGAATCTTTTAGTTCTGCCAAATATTGATGCGGCGAATATTTCTTACAACTTGCTTAAAACAGCAGCAGGTAATGGGATTGCAATTGGCCCATTACTTTTAGGTGTTGCTAAGCCGATTCATATTTTGACTCCGGCAGCTACAGTTCGCCGTATTGTGAATGTGACAACTTTGGCGGTTGTGGAAGCTGCAAGCAACGCAAGAGGTATTTCTTAA
- the mtgA gene encoding monofunctional biosynthetic peptidoglycan transglycosylase codes for MRWLLYPVKCLLAGLIAMQIFFALQITLWTVLDPSSTAFQRAERWRLCSWHWSCSVQSQWAPYDKISNNLKRAVLVSEDDIFFQHKGVRVEDMQKAWQKNQQQNQQKTQAGNKSKTALRGGSTITQQLAKNLFLSSEQNYLRKGQELIITGLLELILSKQRLFEIYLNSVEWGEGVFGVGAASKHYFAISPAVLDREQAAALASALPAPKCFDKQQYCRRGSINYSARQEFILENMDRVALAPYPKK; via the coding sequence ATGCGCTGGCTTCTTTATCCAGTGAAGTGTTTGCTAGCGGGGCTTATTGCTATGCAAATCTTTTTTGCCCTGCAGATTACTTTGTGGACTGTTTTAGATCCGAGTAGCACTGCATTCCAGAGGGCAGAGCGTTGGCGCCTATGTTCATGGCATTGGAGTTGCTCAGTGCAATCCCAGTGGGCGCCTTATGACAAGATCTCCAATAATCTCAAGCGCGCAGTACTAGTCAGTGAAGACGATATCTTCTTTCAGCATAAAGGAGTGCGGGTAGAGGATATGCAAAAAGCTTGGCAGAAGAATCAACAGCAAAATCAGCAAAAAACCCAAGCAGGTAATAAATCAAAAACAGCTTTGCGAGGTGGTTCAACCATTACGCAGCAGTTGGCAAAGAATTTATTCCTTTCCTCGGAGCAAAACTATTTACGCAAAGGACAAGAGCTCATCATTACGGGGCTTTTAGAGTTAATACTCTCTAAACAGAGATTGTTTGAGATTTATCTCAATTCTGTTGAGTGGGGTGAGGGTGTTTTTGGAGTTGGTGCTGCCTCTAAACACTATTTTGCTATTTCGCCAGCAGTTTTAGACCGAGAGCAGGCCGCGGCTCTAGCTTCTGCCTTGCCTGCGCCAAAGTGTTTTGATAAACAGCAGTATTGCCGTCGAGGAAGTATTAACTACTCTGCTCGCCAAGAATTTATCTTGGAGAATATGGACCGAGTAGCTCTGGCGCCTTATCCAAAGAAATAA